Genomic DNA from Pigmentiphaga litoralis:
CGCGGCGGCGCTATTGGGCGGCGAGATCCAGGCCATGCTGATGACGGCGCCGACCGCCCTGCCCCAGATACGCGCGGGCAAGTTGCGGGCGCTCGCCTTCACGGGCGCGACGCGCGCGAGCTATCTGCCCGATGTGCCCACGTTGAAGGAAGCCGGCGTGCCCGATTTTGATGTGGATGCCGGATGGCATGGCCTGTTCGCGCCCGCCAATACGCCGCCCGCCATCGTCCAGCGCTTGCGCCAGGAAGTCACGAAGGCGCTGCAGACGCCCGAGATGACGCAGGCCATCAAGGACACCGGACTGATGCCGTCCACGCTGCCACCCGATGCTTTCCCGCAAATCGTCGATGCCGACATCGCCAAGTACACCGAGCTGGTACGCATCGCCCGCGTCGAGCCGGAATGAGTCCGGGCAGCAGTACCCACAGGACCGGTTCGATCCAGCCCGGCATGACAACGATTCCGCCCCCCACCCAGGAGATCCCATGACCCACCCCGTACGACGCGTGATCACCGGCCACGATGCCCAAGGCAAAGCCATCGTCGTGTCCGACGGCCCCGCCACCGCAGTGCGGACCAATCCGCTGCGCCCGGGTTGGCAGTCGACCGAAGTCTGGCGTACGACCGAATCGCCCGCCCGCATCGGGCTTGAGCTGGAACCGGATCCCACGGCGGGCTCCCATCGGATCATGCCCGACCCGCAAGGCACGATCGTGCGGGTCGCCCATTTCGAGCCGGACAGCGAGGCCTTGCGCAATCTGGATCCCGACACATCGCGCCAGATTTTCTCGGCGATGGGCAATGCACAGGCGTCCACCTACAGCGCGGGCGGACGTCACCCGCTGATGCACCGCACCCAGTCGGTCGACTACGCGATCGTGCTGAGCGGCGAGCTGTATCTGGTCCTGGATGACGAGGATGTCCGGCTGACGGCGGGCGATGTGGTTGTCCAGCGCGGCACCAACCACGCGTGGAGCAACCGGTCCACCGAGCGGGCAAGCATTGCATTCATTCTGATCGATGGCGCGTTCGATGCCGATCTTGCAGGAGTCTTGCCATGAACT
This window encodes:
- a CDS encoding cupin domain-containing protein; this translates as MTHPVRRVITGHDAQGKAIVVSDGPATAVRTNPLRPGWQSTEVWRTTESPARIGLELEPDPTAGSHRIMPDPQGTIVRVAHFEPDSEALRNLDPDTSRQIFSAMGNAQASTYSAGGRHPLMHRTQSVDYAIVLSGELYLVLDDEDVRLTAGDVVVQRGTNHAWSNRSTERASIAFILIDGAFDADLAGVLP